From the genome of Streptomyces sp. V2I9:
CCACCGGTGCCAGGACCGTCGCCGGTGTCGACGAGGTCGGACGCGGTGCGTGGGCCGGACCCGTCACCGTATGCGCGGCGGTCACCGGCCTGCGCCGTCCGCCCGAAGGGCTCACCGATTCCAAGCTGTTGACCCCGCGACGGCGTGCCGAGCTCGAACCCGTGCTGCGGAGCTGGGTCACCGCCTACGCGCTGGGCGAGGCGTCCCCGCAGGAGATCGACGACCTCGGCATGACGGCGGCTCTCCGGCTCGCCGCCGTGCGGGCCCTGGAGGGACTGCCGGTACGTCCCGACGCGGTGATCCTCGACGGCAAACACGACTACCTGGGCGTTCCCTGGAAGGTTCGCACCGTGATCAAGGGCGATCAGTCCTGCGTCGCGGTCGCGGCGGCCTCGGTGATCGCCAAGGTGCACCGGGACCGGATGATGGCCGAGCTGGGCGCCGCCTCCGAGGACTGCGCGCACTTCGCCTTCGATGCCAACGCGGGCTATCCCTCGCCCGTGCACCGCGCCGCGCTGGAGGAGCGGGGGCCGAGCGCCCACCACCGCCTCTCCTGGGCGTACCTCGACGCGCTGCCCCGGTGGCAGCACCTGAAGAAGGTCCGTATTTCCGCCGAGGCGGCCGCACTCGAAAG
Proteins encoded in this window:
- a CDS encoding ribonuclease HII, with product MPYEPPTHTVERSLRATTGARTVAGVDEVGRGAWAGPVTVCAAVTGLRRPPEGLTDSKLLTPRRRAELEPVLRSWVTAYALGEASPQEIDDLGMTAALRLAAVRALEGLPVRPDAVILDGKHDYLGVPWKVRTVIKGDQSCVAVAAASVIAKVHRDRMMAELGAASEDCAHFAFDANAGYPSPVHRAALEERGPSAHHRLSWAYLDALPRWQHLKKVRISAEAAALESGGQLGFEF